In Deinococcus sp. JMULE3, the genomic window TGGCGCTGCCTGCGTACTCGGCGCCGCACGGTCGTTCGACTGGCTCGTCCGGTCATGCCGTTGCCCAGCGTTCAAGGAGATGGATTCCACTGGTGGTTTGCAGGATGGTGGGCGACCGATGTCACGGTTGTTCTGCGCGTGCGGGCCACTGGGCGGTCGGGCAACACCTTGAAACTTGACTATTCCGCTCGGATTAACTAGGGTGAGCCGCATGTTCCGCCGGACCCTCCTGACCACCCTGGTCCTGGGCAGCGCCGCCCTGGCCGCCCCCGCCACCCTCACCCTCAAGCACGACGAGGGCACTGCCACCGTCCCGCTCAACCCCACCCGCATCGTCGCGCTGGACGAGGAAGCCCTCGGCTGGATCTACGCGCTGGGCGTCAGCAACCGCCTCGTGGGCGTCGGCAGCGCCATGCTCGGCCCCGCCGACCTCACGGCCGACGGGAAGATCAGACCCGAACGCATCCGGGGCACCTTCCTCGCGCGCGGCGACCTGAGCGGCGCCACCTTCGTCGGCAACTGGACGCAGCCGAACCTCGAAACGATCCTGAAGCTGAAACCCGACCTGATCGTCCGCGCCACCTGGGCTGGCAACGGCAACTACACGCAACTGAGCCGCATCGCGCCCACCGTCGGCTACAGCGAACAGGGCAGCGGCTACTGGAAGAAGGGCCTGCGCGACCTCGCCCGCGTGTTCGGGAAGCAGGAACAGGCCGAGAAGCTCATCAAGCAGGTCGCCGACACCAACCGCGCCGGCGCGCGCGCCCTGCAGGCCGCCGGGGTGTTCCGGAAGTACCCGAAGGCCGTGGTCGTCTCGCCCTTCAAGGGCGGCGGCACGTACCTGTACACCAAGACCCGCCTGATCGACGACGTGCGCGCCCTGGGCTTCAGGGACGGCCTGAAAGGCGACGCGAACGTGCTGGGCGTCGGCGGCGTGGTCAGCGACGAGGCGCTGCTGTCCCTGAGCAGGGACACGCTGGTCATCGTCTTCCCGCCCGGCGGGCAGTACAACGGCGCGCAGGACTTCCTGCAGAGCGCCGTC contains:
- a CDS encoding ABC transporter substrate-binding protein; this translates as MFRRTLLTTLVLGSAALAAPATLTLKHDEGTATVPLNPTRIVALDEEALGWIYALGVSNRLVGVGSAMLGPADLTADGKIRPERIRGTFLARGDLSGATFVGNWTQPNLETILKLKPDLIVRATWAGNGNYTQLSRIAPTVGYSEQGSGYWKKGLRDLARVFGKQEQAEKLIKQVADTNRAGARALQAAGVFRKYPKAVVVSPFKGGGTYLYTKTRLIDDVRALGFRDGLKGDANVLGVGGVVSDEALLSLSRDTLVIVFPPGGQYNGAQDFLQSAVGQRLKGQTVVYTQEANSPWAGPLVSLRDSPALTKLILDKVK